A region of the Methyloprofundus sedimenti genome:
TCCATGCGCCAATGCAAATGGGGATGTTGCTATCCCTGCAAGCAATAATGAAGAAACTGTTAATGGCTTAAAGTTCATATTTTAATCCCCCTAAATAAATTATAACGTGGAGCTGTATTACCAAATTCTAAAAGGTTAATACTAAGTAAATACAATATGTTTCACTAATATACCGATTAGAGTATATAAAACCACCTAACTGCGATCAATAAACTAAACAATGTTATTTAACACACTCGTTATTTTGTTCGAATATTGTTGCTGAAACCCCAGGATATGTAGATTGAATCTCCCTGACTATTCAGATAATATACCTTATTTATAAATTTTCAAATTAATTTGCTGAGCTTGCTGAAACTGTTCAATTGCTATATTTCTAGGGGGCAGTTGCCACTGGATAGGAGATTTTTGATTATTCAGTAAATATTCATTCGCTCGGGAAAAAGGTTTCTGATCAAAAAAGCCTCGGTAAACAGAGAGAGGCGAAGGGTGAGGAGCTTTTATAACCAGATGTTTACTGGAATCAATAAAGCCTCCTTTTTTCTGTGCATAACTCCCCCAGAGCATAAACACGATATGTTCTGCATGTTCATTGAGCTTAGCTATCACTTTATCCGTAAACTGCTCCCACCCTTTTCCCTGGTGCGATGCCGCCTGGTTTTTTTCAACACTCAATACACTGTTTAACAACAATACACCTTGAAGGGCCCAGCTAACTAAACAGCCGTGCTCGGGGGCTGAAATGGATAGATCCGTACTTAATTCTTTAAATATATTGACCAGTGAAGGAGGTGGAGAAATTTCAGGCGCAACTGAAAAACAGAGTCCATGCGCTTGCCCGGGACCATGATATGGGTCTTGTCCTAGTATGACGACTTTAACATTAGCAAAGGGGGTTAAATTCAAGGCACTGAAATATTGGCTAGCTCGCGGATAAATAATTTTACCCTGGCGTTTTTCTTGTCTTAAAAATTCACCTAAGTCCTGCATATAATTCTCTGAGAATTCGTTTTGCAATAATTCCTTCCAGGATGCTTCCATCTTTACCTGGCTAGTGATTTCTGAATTGATACTACTCATTGCAATATAATCTGTAAAAATAAATAGTTGATTGAATCTGAAAAATCAGTTGTTCACGACATCTAACTTAAGTCGACTGTTTTTCCAGGTTAAAATGACAGGCTAATAAGTGAGCCCTTTTGTCTTAATAGGCTGCGCATAAAAAAAGCGGGCTAAAAACCCGCTTTTCATAAATCCTCTAAGTTAGTAAGCGAGTTCAATAAATCGTTACTTGCTGTTCTCGCTTAATTTTATTACATTTCCTGATGACCTTGCACTCCGGCATTGCCACTTAATTGTGTATCATCAGCATGTGCTTTAATTTCAGTTTCTGCATCAGGATCAGCTTTAATTGGTTCTTGCGGTTCTTCTTCTGGCTCATCTACAGGAGGAGCTATTTTTTCACCACTTAAAAGCTTATCAATCTGGAGTTTGTCGATTGTTTCCCAATCCATCAAAGCCTGAGCCATATTATGCAATACATCAATGTTATTATTTATAATGTCTTCAGCACGCTGATAGTTTCTATCGATAATGATTCGGATTTCATCATCGATAGTTTTTGCCATTTGTTCAGACATAGGCTTACTTTGCGCTCCCATATAGCCCTCACTGTCACCATAGTCCATAGGTCCCAGCTTGTCCGATAAACCCCATTTGGTGACCATATTTCGTGCAAGCTGTGTTGCACGTTCAATATCATTTGAAGCTCCAGTAGTTACTTTATTTTTACCATAGATTATTGCCTCGGCAATACGTCCACCGAACAGCCCTGAAATCTGGCTTTCGAGTTTATCTTTGCTGGCACTATATTGATCGCGCTCAGGTAAAAACATAGTAATACCTAAAGCACCACCACGCGGCATGATACTGACTTTATACACAGGATCATGTTCAGGTACATGCTGTCCAACAATCGCATGCCCCGCCTCATGATATGCAGTCATTAGAAGATCTTCTTTACGCATGACCATGGAGCGTTTTTCAGCGCCCATCAGTAATTTATCACGTGCTCGGTCTAAATCATTCATGGTAACCACACGCTTATTATTCCGTGCCGCTAACAAGGCTCCTTCATTAACCAGATTAGCTAATTCGGCGCCTGAAAAACCTGGTGTACCACGTGCTAAATCCTTGATATTGACATCTTCAGCCTGAGGCACTTTCTTGATGTGAACTTTTAAAATCTGCTCACGCCCTTTAATATCAGGCAAGCCTACATGAACTTCTCTATCAAAACGCCCTGGTCTTAATAAAGCCTTATCAAGGACATCAGCACGGTTAGTTGCAGCAATAACTATAATGCCTTCATTACCACTAAAACCATCCATTTCGACCAGCAGTTGATTTAAGGTTTGTTCTCGTTCATCATTACCGCCACCACCAGGCCCTGAACCACCCCGCTGACGACCCACTGCATCAATTTCATCAATAAAAATAATACAAGGTGCGCGCTTTTTAGCTTGTTCAAACATATCACGCACTCGTGATGCTCCAACCCCAACGAACATTTCTACAAAATCAGAACCCGAGATTGAGAAAAAAGGCACACCGGCTTCGCCAGCGATTGCTCTGGCTAATAATGTTTTACCTGTTCCAGGAGGTCCAACCAATAGCACGCCATGAGGAATTTTTCCCCCGACAAATTCATATTTCGATGGATCTTTCAGGAAATCAACCATTTCCACAACATCTTCTTTTGCTTCTTCTACACCGGCAACATCAGCAAAGCCGACTTTAATTTGATCTTCTTCTAATAATTTAGCACGACTTTTGCCCATACCCATCTGTCCACCACCACCGCCGCCAGCGCTTCCTCCCTGTTGTTTGCGGAAGAAATAAACCCAAACGGCAATCAATAACAACATAGGAGCCCAGGAAATAAAAATCTGCGTGAGCATAGATTGCTTTTCAGGTGTTACTACTTTAATTTTAACTCCGTACTCAATCAAGTCATCTATCAAGTGATTATCACCCGGATTATAAGTAACAAAAGGCTCACCGCTACGCAGTTTACCTTTTACCATTTCACCATTAATAGTCACTTCAGATACCGAACCATTACGTATGTTATCGATAAAATCTGAATATAAAATTGTATAATTTTTTTCATAACCAGGCTGCATTCTGCCCATTATGGTAAAAAAAATAGTACCGATCACAACAAACATTGCGACCCTCATAAGAATTTTCATCATTTTATTTCTCTATATTATAGCTATTATTTTTATTCTTAGATTTTGCTGTATTTTGCCTGCCTCTTAATGGTATAAAATAACACAAAGATAACAATCCATCATTTTTTATTAATTAAGGAATTATACTATGCCCATTTCATCCGACCTTGCTGAAGAACTTAATATTTTGGCACATTACAAGTTAACATCGATACAGGAAGGTATTAAAGTTCATCATACTGCCGCACCTGAGACTATTGCAGCAATAAACCGTCTACACGAAAAAAATTTAGTCACTCGGGATGATGGTGGCTATTTAACTGATTTAGGTATTGAAACCGCTGAACACGTACAAAAAGCATTAACTATCTTAACATCTAAATAAAATTAGCTTAATACTAATCATAGACTATATTAGCATATTGTTAATTAACAATTTAACATTTCCAGGAGGATATCTAAATTGAAATTTACTCCCAGCGCAATTAGAAAAAAAATGAAATACTCCATATTGGTTTTTTTCTGTACTTTTTTTATGGGCGGTTGCTCCTCCCTTTCACTGAGTACCGATTACGATAATTCAATTGATTTTTCAACTTTTAAAACCTACCGTTGGCATACGGAAAATGAACACAATACTGCCAGCTTAAAATATTTAAACAATATATTGGATCAACGAATCCGGTCAACTATAGATCAGGAACTGCAAATAAATCATTTCATTAAAAAAGAAGATGGGGCGGTTGATTTCTGGGTTAACTACAGTGTCGTTATTGAAGATAAAACAGATATCCGTACCTATAATAACTATAACGGTTTATACCCAGGATACAGCTATAGAGCAGGCTATGGATACTATGGCAGAGGAATTGGCGCTGCATATGGCGTTGGCTCTGAAACTCAGATTACTCAATATAAACAAGGTACACTTATCATCGATATTATTAGCCCAAAAACAGATCAGCTAATTTGGCGCGGCGCTGCCGACGGCCGATTACCTAAAAATGCCAATAGAGAAGAAAGTGACAAACTTGTTCATCAATATGTAACTAAAATTCTATCTAATTTCCCACCAAAGGAATAATAACTGTTTGCTTGAGTGCCGCTACGCTAGCTGCGGCACTCAAAACGGCTATTTCAATGGTAAACCCGCTTTTTTCCAATCAGGAAAACCACCCCGATAATAATATACTTTTGTCCACCCCCATGCTACGGCCTTTTCACTGGCCACCGCGCTACGCTGGCACATATCACCATTACAATAAAAAACTACCGGTTGATTTTTTTTGACCACAGCCAGCAAAGAATCTTCTGTTAAATCCAGTTCTAAATCAAGAAGTACTGCCCCCTGAATATGACTGCTTTGATAGTCTGTTACTCTACGTACATCAATAAAAGTGACTCCCTGTTTCATCAGTTTTTTTGCACGTTCAGTGCTAATAGTTATAGCTCCTTCAACTTGTTTGGGCGCCGGTGCTTTAGCTGCAACACTCTCGGCCATAAACAATACTGCCAACAACATAAATAATGAATGTAATTTCATCAATAACTCCTATAACGAATGATTTTGTATTTATTGTTTTAACATACAAAACGCTACTATAAAATAATTATTCGCAATAGCAGCAATTCTCAGTTTGGTTTTTTCATATTTCTGGCACCGGAATGTCTAGCTCTCCCAGCATAAATTCCATTAATTACTGCCAACTATCAAAAACCATGTAACGGGTGAGAGCTCTTAAATCATCAAAAAATGGGCTCTTCCCGATTTCGCGGGGTGACCACAACATATAGTGTTAAGCATATCCGAATAAACGTCGGCCTTCGACATCAAGCCAAATATGCTGAAATAAACGCCCTATATCATAAATGCCATAGCAACGTCTTTTGATCACCTTAATTTTGTTATTCAGTCCTTCTACAAAACCACTGGTTTCACGGCGAAGAAAATAATTAGTGATTTCATGCTGCCAGTTTTGTAAGGTCACTATAAATGAGTTGAAACAGTCCAACTTCAGATTTCTAACCTGCTCGACCCATGAATTTAGCTCAGCTTCTGCCTGACTTTTACTTAAAGGTCGGTTAAAAATACCCGTCAATGCTTCCCGATAAATATAAATTTGCTTAAGCTCTGGCGCATAATTAAAGAGTTGTATTAATTTAATTTGTTGCTCTTCATTCAAGTCCCAGAGTGATTTTCGGAATAACCACATCACGCCTTTCAGTTGGGCATAATCCTCACTAGAAAGCGTCTTTTTCAGTGTTTTCATCTCTTTTATTCTTGCGTTGTCTGCACAGGCTCGATAGCTTTTGGTCACATGGAATCGATCAACCACAACCTCAACGCCATGAAGTTCCTCATACACTGCATTACTGTAGCCGTCATACATATCAACGCAGGCACGTTGTATTGTTCTTTTAATTTCCACGGGAATGCTTTGTAGAAATATTTTTACTGTTTCCTTTTTGCGATTTGGCAATACGGCCAAAATGCATTTTTCTCCGCCTTCATTGATCCCTGAAATGATAACAACAAAATCTTTATGTCCTTTTTTTAACGCAATCTCATCAAGTCCAAGTAATGGCAGGCTTTTTATTGTCTCCCAATCCACTTCTTGACGAATATAACGATTAATAATGCCTTCAACAGCCGCTTCATTAATGCCACGTTTGATACTGATGTCGGTTATTGTGCTATTGATTAGGTCGCGCAATATCCACTGTTCATAGGCTTTAGTATGTGGGCTTTTTTGATCATACCAACTACAGCGCTGAGTGGTTGTCGGGCCTTGATCACAATAAGGGCATTGGTAACGCTTCGGTTTGATCTTAATCCAGACGGACTGTTCAAAGATCGGTAAATGGCGTAACGTAATTTCTTTGCCATAGCCATAAAACTTATCGATAGGCTGATGGCATTGCCGACAAGTTGTGCCTTTGCATGTACTTTGGACTTTAATAATAATTCCTTTTTTAGACTCAGTATCAAATGCCTCTATTTGCACATCGGGTAAATCCAAAGGAATTTGTAACAATATCGGGTTCATTTATTTAAAGTTTGCCGTCTAAAAAGATGGCTATCATACCCAGCCTGCACCTAAATAATCAAATAGCAATATACTACATATAGTGACTACCCCGCGAAGTCGGGAAGAGCCAAAAAATGTTTTCCTGCTCGCCAAGCTATCTCGTATTAGCGCGTAACATTGATCAAACCACTCAAGCACCGTATGAACTAAAAAGGCAAGAATATTCAGGCTTGCCAATAATGAGGATAGATGTTTTTTGCCATGCCCAAAGTTATGTTTGAAATTATAATCTTTTGTTTTTAATGTGTTATTGTTTTCATTTTCGATTTTCCATCTGGTACGGCCAGCTTCAATAATCTATTTGATATTTTTTCTATCCAGCAGGTAATCTGTTGCAAAAGAATTACGGTAAATGACGTTGTTCTCTTTATCCGTGATCGTTAACTCACACCAAGTAACTAATAAGGCATCATCCGTATTACGTAAAGGAACTTGATTGACAAATCGGTACTGCTTTCTGAGTTTTTTCTTTCTTGTCCATTCATTGATAATCACTGACCCAACTTCACCGAGTCGACCGAAATCATCAACCCACTCGTAAAGCGTCTTATGCGAGTCTGGCTTGCAAACCAGGATAAAGTGCTTGTTCATTTGAATGAGTTGTTCACAGAAAGGTTGCTTGCAATATAAATCATCCCCTAAAAATGTCGTATTATCAGGCAATCCATCAGCCTCTTTTTTTAGCCAGCGCTTTGAAGCAGCCAATTCATAATCCTGTTTTTCACTGCCGTCTTGTGGCGTGACAAATTCAGGGTCCAAGGGAATAACAGAGGATTGCTTGGGCGAAACGATAACGGGAGTCACGGCAACATGCGAGTAATGTGTTTTCCCATTTTTTAGATCTTTGTAGTGGTCAAGTAAATTCGTACATAACGATCGGTTTTTTAAGCGGCTTCTTTCTCCGCTTGGATTGGGGTTAAATAATTGTTATAACTATGTACACGGAAACTATTGTAATACTTGATGTATTGCATAATATCTTTCTCTGCCTGTTCATAAGATGAATAAAAAGTCTTAGGCATCCATTCAGATTTAAAGCTTCTAAAACAACGCTCCATCGGTGCATTATCCCAACAGTTACCACGCCGACTCATGCTTTGCTTGATCTCATATTCCGACAATTGCTGCTGGAATACCTTACTGGTGTAATGGCACCCCTGATCAGAATGAAACATCAAGTTCTTGGGCTCTCCTCTAGCCGCATAAGCTAATTTTAACGCTCGTGTAGTCAATACTGAGTCAGGACTAGTTGAGCAAGCCCACCCCACGATACGGCGCGCATTTAAATCAATCACCAATGCTAAATATATCCAGCCTGTACCCGACCAAATATAGGTGACATCACCACACCAAACTTGATTAGCCAGTTCGGTAGAAAATTCACGGTTTAAGTGGTTATCCGCTATGTTTGATGGCTTTTCAGCCACCTTGTAACGATGTGCGCCTGGCTGTTTACTTGTCAGCTCCGCTTCTTGCATTAAACTCCGTGTTTTGAAGCGTCCAACAGATTCACCTTGCTGTTTTAATTGAGCAGAAAGGGTACGACTCCCCGCTGAACTGCGGCTCGCTTCATGTAACGCAATAACCTTGGATTTTAACCTGTCTCGCTCAGGATCTGCCTTGTTTGCATGCTTACGGTGGTAGTTGTAACTACTACGACTCATCTCAAATGTTTGCAATAATTCGCATTGTTTGTATTGCTCTCTTAACTCATCAATTAGCATTAAAATTGATACACGTCCGATATTAAGAGAGCTGAAGCCTTTTTTAAAATCTCTTTCTCCCTCTTTAGTTTCTTTATCTGACTTTCCAAATCTTGAATCTTTTGCTGATCAGAAGTAATCGCTCGGCTTCCTTTTGGCGTAACACCATGACGCTCTTCTTTTAATTGAGTGACCCAACGGCGCATTGCTGTAGTACCAACGCCCATAGCTTCGCAAGCATCATTTATGGAATATGCCTGATCTAATACCAGACTGGCCGCTTCATGTTTAAATTCTGTTGTATAACTTTTTCGTTTACTCATTGGTCTGCATCTTTGATTAAGGGGTTATTATAAACTCCTATCGTTTAGTACAGGATTATTAGACCACTACAAAGACATTCAGGGAGGTAGCTTTGGTAAAAGCCTTATTGCCTTTATTCTCTATCAATACCATCACCAACATGTCACACAGCCATTACTACTGGAACAAATTCGTGATTTAGGCGTCGATATTTCGAGCGGTAAGCTCAGTTATATACTAACAGAAGATCTGGACGATTTTCATGCCGAAAAAGATGAATTACTGAAGACGGGATTATCCGTTTCTAAATATATTCATACAGATGATACTGGCGCACGGCATAAAGGGCAAAATGGCTATTGCACACATATTGGCAATGATTTTTTTGCCTGGTTCAGTAGTACAGAAAGTAAAAGCAGAATCAATTTTTTAAACTGTCTATCACAAGGCAAAACAACGCTTTATACATTGAACACAGGTGCCATTGAATACATGGCACAAAATAAGCTGTCTGTTGTAATCTTGGCGACACTGGAAAATATCAGTGTCTGCATTAACACGGCACCTGACTGGTGCGAATGGCTGGATCAGCAAGGCATCGTTAAACCTCGGCACAGAAAAATAGTCACGGAAGGTGCTTTGATGGGAGGGCTGCTAGACCAAGGCATTTCCTCTGACTTTTCAATTATCAGTGATGATGCAGGGCAGTTTAACGTCTTTGATCATGCCTTGTGCTGGATCCATGCCGAACGAGTGATTAATCGCCTGATTCCTTTAAATGACAGCCATACCAAGGCAGTAGATGACGCACGCGACCAGCTTTGGTCGATTTACCATGACCTGAAAGCTTATAAACTTAATCCTGTTACCGAACAGGCGAGCAGTATCAGGCAGCGCTTTCAAATCCTATGCAGTACCAAAACCTGTTACGAAACGCTTAACCAGGCCCTCGGGCGAATGGGGAAAAATCAACATGAACTCCTCCGTGTACTCGACAAACCCTACCTCCCACTTCATAACAATTTAAGCGAACGGGATATAAGGGATTACGTCAAGAAACGAAAAATCAGCGGGAGTACACGAAGTGATGCAGGGCGGAAAGCCCGTGATACTTTTGCCAGTCTCAAGAAGACCTGCCGAAAGCACGGCATGTCATTTTGGGGTTATTTAAAAAGTCGCTTACTGAAGTTAGAAGGGATTCCTCCGTTATCGGAAGTCATTCGTGCGGCCGCTGCCAGTGGATAATGAGAAGTTACGCGCATTACTTTTACCGCGTTCTTTTTCCATCATTTTTTGGTACTCTAAAAAGGATGGAGATTGCATAAAGAAGACTGAAAATGCACTGAGAGCAGCATCTGACATGTCGTATTTCTGATAAACTCCATCACCACTTCGCGCATCGGGAAAAGTCGTAAAGGTTTATTTGATCTGGTCAATTAAACTTTTTTGCGTGAATATTGAAATTTCTGTTGTTGTCACTTATCAGTGCATTTTAAGGTAATAGTTTTTATCAATTTTACCACTTAGGAACGCGGATTAAATAATACCCGAAACCAACCTCTAATAAATTTTGGCAATAACCAATGGACCGGGTATCCTATTTAGCCATGATGATACAAGCTTACTCCCCAAAAATAGAATCCCAAATACTCAATTTTTATAATAGCCTATCAGAAAAAGATCGTCGCCGTTTTGCAGCAATTGAGGCAATATTGTGGGGTATGGTGGGGTCACTTATATCCGTTCTATTTTGCAATGTGGCGACCGAACAATTACACGAGGATTACAGGAGTTAAATGCAGAACTTTCTAATGACAGTACACGCATTCGCCAATCAGGCGCAGGTCGTAAACTTATTCTGGACACAACAAAAGGATTGGAGGATGCATTTTTAGAGGTCATAAAAGAGCATACGGCAGGCTCTCCCATGAATGAAACAATCAAATGGACAAATTTGTCACGTCCCGAAATTTCTGAAAATATCATGCAAAAAGGGTATGCAGTGAGCGTTACAGTCGTTGATCAACTCCTTAAAAAACATAATTTTCAGCCTCGCCAAGCCTTTAAGGTCGAAGCCGGAAAAAAAATATTCCTCACCGTGACGAGCAATTTAAAAATATTACTCAACTTAAACAAGATTACACAGAAAAAGGATTACCTGTATTAAGCATGGACGTAAAAAAAGAATTGATAGGTAATTTTTATCGTGCAGGGCAGCTATATACTCAAGATGTGATTCGCGTAAACGATCATGATTTTCCATCACTGGCAGAAGGTAAAGTCACTCCGCATGACCTATATGACATCAATCAAAACATTGGATATATCAGGCTCGGGACCAGCCATGATACA
Encoded here:
- the ung gene encoding uracil-DNA glycosylase, translating into MSSINSEITSQVKMEASWKELLQNEFSENYMQDLGEFLRQEKRQGKIIYPRASQYFSALNLTPFANVKVVILGQDPYHGPGQAHGLCFSVAPEISPPPSLVNIFKELSTDLSISAPEHGCLVSWALQGVLLLNSVLSVEKNQAASHQGKGWEQFTDKVIAKLNEHAEHIVFMLWGSYAQKKGGFIDSSKHLVIKAPHPSPLSVYRGFFDQKPFSRANEYLLNNQKSPIQWQLPPRNIAIEQFQQAQQINLKIYK
- the ftsH gene encoding ATP-dependent zinc metalloprotease FtsH; this translates as MMKILMRVAMFVVIGTIFFTIMGRMQPGYEKNYTILYSDFIDNIRNGSVSEVTINGEMVKGKLRSGEPFVTYNPGDNHLIDDLIEYGVKIKVVTPEKQSMLTQIFISWAPMLLLIAVWVYFFRKQQGGSAGGGGGGQMGMGKSRAKLLEEDQIKVGFADVAGVEEAKEDVVEMVDFLKDPSKYEFVGGKIPHGVLLVGPPGTGKTLLARAIAGEAGVPFFSISGSDFVEMFVGVGASRVRDMFEQAKKRAPCIIFIDEIDAVGRQRGGSGPGGGGNDEREQTLNQLLVEMDGFSGNEGIIVIAATNRADVLDKALLRPGRFDREVHVGLPDIKGREQILKVHIKKVPQAEDVNIKDLARGTPGFSGAELANLVNEGALLAARNNKRVVTMNDLDRARDKLLMGAEKRSMVMRKEDLLMTAYHEAGHAIVGQHVPEHDPVYKVSIMPRGGALGITMFLPERDQYSASKDKLESQISGLFGGRIAEAIIYGKNKVTTGASNDIERATQLARNMVTKWGLSDKLGPMDYGDSEGYMGAQSKPMSEQMAKTIDDEIRIIIDRNYQRAEDIINNNIDVLHNMAQALMDWETIDKLQIDKLLSGEKIAPPVDEPEEEPQEPIKADPDAETEIKAHADDTQLSGNAGVQGHQEM
- a CDS encoding TIGR02647 family protein; this encodes MPISSDLAEELNILAHYKLTSIQEGIKVHHTAAPETIAAINRLHEKNLVTRDDGGYLTDLGIETAEHVQKALTILTSK
- a CDS encoding DUF4136 domain-containing protein — protein: MKYSILVFFCTFFMGGCSSLSLSTDYDNSIDFSTFKTYRWHTENEHNTASLKYLNNILDQRIRSTIDQELQINHFIKKEDGAVDFWVNYSVVIEDKTDIRTYNNYNGLYPGYSYRAGYGYYGRGIGAAYGVGSETQITQYKQGTLIIDIISPKTDQLIWRGAADGRLPKNANREESDKLVHQYVTKILSNFPPKE
- a CDS encoding rhodanese-like domain-containing protein codes for the protein MKLHSLFMLLAVLFMAESVAAKAPAPKQVEGAITISTERAKKLMKQGVTFIDVRRVTDYQSSHIQGAVLLDLELDLTEDSLLAVVKKNQPVVFYCNGDMCQRSAVASEKAVAWGWTKVYYYRGGFPDWKKAGLPLK
- a CDS encoding ISL3 family transposase, with the protein product MNPILLQIPLDLPDVQIEAFDTESKKGIIIKVQSTCKGTTCRQCHQPIDKFYGYGKEITLRHLPIFEQSVWIKIKPKRYQCPYCDQGPTTTQRCSWYDQKSPHTKAYEQWILRDLINSTITDISIKRGINEAAVEGIINRYIRQEVDWETIKSLPLLGLDEIALKKGHKDFVVIISGINEGGEKCILAVLPNRKKETVKIFLQSIPVEIKRTIQRACVDMYDGYSNAVYEELHGVEVVVDRFHVTKSYRACADNARIKEMKTLKKTLSSEDYAQLKGVMWLFRKSLWDLNEEQQIKLIQLFNYAPELKQIYIYREALTGIFNRPLSKSQAEAELNSWVEQVRNLKLDCFNSFIVTLQNWQHEITNYFLRRETSGFVEGLNNKIKVIKRRCYGIYDIGRLFQHIWLDVEGRRLFGYA
- a CDS encoding IS3 family transposase (programmed frameshift): MSKRKSYTTEFKHEAASLVLDQAYSINDACEAMGVGTTAMRRWVTQLKEERHGVTPKGSRAITSDQQKIQDLESQIKKLKREKEIFKKGFSSLNIGRVSILMLIDELREQYKQCELLQTFEMSRSSYNYHRKHANKADPERDRLKSKVIALHEASRSSAGSRTLSAQLKQQGESVGRFKTRSLMQEAELTSKQPGAHRYKVAEKPSNIADNHLNREFSTELANQVWCGDVTYIWSGTGWIYLALVIDLNARRIVGWACSTSPDSVLTTRALKLAYAARGEPKNLMFHSDQGCHYTSKVFQQQLSEYEIKQSMSRRGNCWDNAPMERCFRSFKSEWMPKTFYSSYEQAEKDIMQYIKYYNSFRVHSYNNYLTPIQAEKEAA
- a CDS encoding IS66 family transposase yields the protein MNTGAIEYMAQNKLSVVILATLENISVCINTAPDWCEWLDQQGIVKPRHRKIVTEGALMGGLLDQGISSDFSIISDDAGQFNVFDHALCWIHAERVINRLIPLNDSHTKAVDDARDQLWSIYHDLKAYKLNPVTEQASSIRQRFQILCSTKTCYETLNQALGRMGKNQHELLRVLDKPYLPLHNNLSERDIRDYVKKRKISGSTRSDAGRKARDTFASLKKTCRKHGMSFWGYLKSRLLKLEGIPPLSEVIRAAAASG
- a CDS encoding ISAzo13-like element transposase-related protein, which translates into the protein MGYGGVTYIRSILQCGDRTITRGLQELNAELSNDSTRIRQSGAGRKLILDTTKGLEDAFLEVIKEHTAGSPMNETIKWTNLSRPEISENIMQKGYAVSVTVVDQLLKKHNFQPRQAFKVEAGKKIFLTVTSNLKILLNLNKITQKKDYLY